The following coding sequences are from one Burkholderia stabilis window:
- a CDS encoding nucleobase:cation symporter-2 family protein, producing the protein MNSASHPVDRVLPRRQMLTLGLQHMLVAYIGAIAVPLIVASALKMSPADTTVLISTALFCSGISTILQTVGVWKLGVRLPILQGVAFSSVGPVIAIGLTPGVGFAGVCGAVIGAGIITTFAAPLVGRLRRLFPPVVTGCIVTVIGLQLFPVAYQWAGGGDAAKLQFGELSFLAVALVVAVVILAVNRFANAFLRNLSVLIGLVAGSLLAIALGMGNFTNVAAAPWFTVPYPFHFGTPVFAIVPVLTMVVVMIVQMVESMGLFVAIGDIVEKQVSEEDVVRGLRANGVASAIAGTFAAFPFIAFMENVGLVILTGVRSRWIVAVSGVLMCVVALVPKIGAIVASTPSAALGGAGIAMFGVVVAAGVQTLAKVDFENNRYNVLIVGFTIATALIPVMAPKVFAHMPDWTQPFLHSGVVLACLVSVLLNALLNGVPAAEPVESHAHADAAHRSPMARECD; encoded by the coding sequence ATGAACTCTGCCTCACATCCCGTCGATCGGGTCCTGCCGCGCCGCCAGATGCTGACGCTCGGCCTGCAGCACATGCTCGTCGCCTATATCGGCGCGATCGCGGTGCCGCTGATCGTCGCGTCGGCCTTGAAGATGTCGCCCGCCGATACGACCGTGCTGATCAGCACCGCGCTGTTCTGTTCCGGCATCTCGACGATCCTGCAGACGGTCGGCGTCTGGAAGCTCGGCGTGCGCCTGCCGATCCTGCAGGGCGTCGCGTTCAGCAGCGTCGGCCCGGTGATCGCGATCGGCCTGACGCCGGGCGTGGGGTTCGCCGGCGTGTGCGGCGCGGTGATCGGCGCGGGCATCATCACGACCTTCGCGGCGCCGCTGGTCGGCCGGCTGCGCCGGCTGTTCCCGCCGGTCGTGACGGGCTGCATCGTCACCGTGATCGGGTTGCAGTTGTTTCCGGTCGCGTATCAGTGGGCCGGCGGCGGCGATGCGGCGAAGCTGCAGTTCGGCGAGCTGTCGTTCCTCGCGGTTGCGCTCGTCGTCGCGGTCGTGATCCTCGCGGTCAACCGTTTCGCGAACGCGTTCCTGCGCAACCTGTCGGTGCTGATCGGGCTCGTCGCGGGCAGCCTGCTCGCGATCGCGCTCGGAATGGGCAACTTCACCAACGTCGCGGCGGCGCCGTGGTTCACCGTGCCCTACCCGTTCCACTTCGGCACGCCGGTGTTCGCGATCGTGCCGGTGCTGACGATGGTCGTCGTGATGATCGTGCAGATGGTCGAGTCGATGGGCCTGTTCGTCGCGATCGGCGACATCGTCGAGAAGCAGGTGAGCGAGGAGGACGTCGTGCGCGGGCTGCGCGCGAACGGTGTCGCGAGCGCGATCGCCGGCACGTTCGCCGCGTTCCCGTTCATCGCGTTCATGGAGAACGTCGGGCTCGTGATCCTGACCGGCGTGCGCAGCCGCTGGATCGTCGCGGTCAGCGGCGTGCTGATGTGCGTCGTCGCGCTGGTGCCGAAGATCGGCGCGATCGTCGCGTCGACGCCGTCCGCCGCGCTCGGCGGCGCGGGTATCGCGATGTTCGGCGTGGTCGTCGCGGCCGGCGTGCAGACGCTCGCGAAAGTCGACTTCGAAAACAACCGCTACAACGTGCTGATCGTCGGCTTCACGATCGCAACCGCGCTGATCCCGGTGATGGCGCCGAAGGTGTTCGCGCACATGCCCGACTGGACGCAACCGTTCCTGCACAGCGGCGTCGTGCTCGCGTGTCTCGTGTCGGT